Proteins from a single region of Dyadobacter fanqingshengii:
- a CDS encoding S9 family peptidase, with product MKHFVTTLILTFLSSQLFSQIPDTFQWLPEGAGYRDVSEQGIVETALPSRQEKVIVSQDLLKNADGSPMEIRSYTMSQTGDKVLIYTNSKRVWRYQTRGDYWVFDIAGKTLKQLGKGLPASSLMFAKFSPDGKKAAYVSKHNVYAEDIQTAEIKQLTTDGTDRVINGTFDWAYEEEFDCRDGFRWSGDSKSIAYWQLDARKIRNFLMINTTDSIYSFNVPVEYPKVGETPSPYKIGVVDIASAQTKWMNIPGDPQNTYVPRMEWSGMPNELVIQQLNRKQNESTLLYINTTDGSAKPFYTEKDAAWIDIKSRWENDPMGWDWINNGKEFLWVSEKDGWRHTYRVSRDGKKETLVTIGNFDMINPVRIDEKNNAYYFTASPDNATQAYLYKIALDGKGKAERITPVNQSGTHNYEISPGGKFARHQFSNAKTAPMQEWISLPKHVSIDPANSIAQSADKINAAKLNIEFFKVKTDEGVEIDAWMVKPTNFDPAKKYPIVFMVYGEPAGSTVKDTYGTGRNRLYAGSMADDGYIYASVDNRGTPSPKGAAWRKAIYKNIGTINIKDIDGAATAMFKQYAFIDTSRVAVHGWSGGGSSTLNLLFQYPQHFKTGIAVAAVANQLTYDNIYQERYMGVPQENREDFVKGSPITHAKNLRGNLLYIHGTGDDNVHYQNAEMLVNELIKNDKVFQFMPYPNRSHGISEGEGTSKHLRSLFTDYLKKNCPPGAK from the coding sequence ATGAAGCACTTTGTCACAACTTTAATCTTAACATTTCTTTCATCTCAACTTTTTTCCCAAATCCCTGATACGTTTCAATGGCTTCCGGAAGGAGCAGGATACCGCGACGTGAGCGAACAAGGGATTGTAGAAACAGCGTTGCCTTCGCGGCAGGAAAAAGTGATCGTTTCTCAGGATTTGCTCAAAAATGCCGACGGCTCCCCGATGGAAATCAGGAGTTATACAATGAGTCAAACAGGCGACAAAGTTTTGATATACACCAATTCAAAACGTGTTTGGCGCTATCAAACCCGTGGAGACTATTGGGTTTTTGATATTGCCGGTAAAACATTGAAACAGCTCGGAAAAGGATTGCCGGCGTCTTCATTAATGTTTGCCAAATTCTCTCCTGATGGAAAAAAGGCCGCTTACGTCAGCAAGCATAATGTGTATGCAGAAGACATTCAAACCGCTGAAATAAAGCAACTTACCACGGACGGAACGGACCGCGTCATTAACGGCACATTCGATTGGGCCTATGAAGAGGAGTTCGATTGCCGCGATGGGTTCCGGTGGAGCGGGGACAGTAAATCCATTGCTTACTGGCAGCTGGACGCGCGCAAGATCCGTAACTTCCTGATGATTAATACAACGGATTCTATTTATTCATTTAATGTTCCCGTGGAATATCCAAAAGTGGGTGAAACGCCATCTCCGTATAAAATCGGGGTAGTAGATATTGCAAGCGCACAAACCAAATGGATGAACATTCCGGGTGATCCGCAAAACACTTATGTGCCCAGAATGGAATGGTCGGGCATGCCTAACGAGCTGGTTATCCAGCAGTTGAACCGGAAGCAAAACGAAAGCACGCTTTTATACATTAACACAACCGACGGTAGCGCAAAACCATTTTATACAGAAAAAGATGCCGCGTGGATCGATATCAAAAGCCGTTGGGAAAATGACCCGATGGGCTGGGACTGGATCAATAATGGCAAAGAATTTCTTTGGGTGAGCGAAAAAGACGGCTGGCGCCACACTTACCGCGTAAGCCGAGACGGTAAAAAGGAAACATTGGTGACCATCGGGAATTTCGATATGATCAATCCGGTGCGCATTGACGAGAAAAATAATGCTTACTATTTCACCGCGTCGCCGGACAATGCCACGCAGGCCTATTTGTATAAAATTGCGTTGGACGGAAAGGGGAAAGCGGAGCGCATAACGCCTGTAAATCAATCGGGAACGCACAATTATGAGATTTCTCCGGGTGGGAAATTTGCGAGACACCAGTTTTCCAATGCCAAAACGGCCCCGATGCAGGAGTGGATATCCTTGCCAAAACACGTTTCGATTGACCCGGCCAATTCAATTGCACAATCCGCCGACAAGATCAATGCGGCGAAGCTAAACATTGAATTTTTCAAGGTCAAAACGGATGAAGGTGTCGAAATTGATGCGTGGATGGTAAAGCCAACGAATTTTGATCCTGCCAAAAAATACCCGATCGTGTTCATGGTTTACGGCGAACCGGCGGGAAGCACCGTGAAAGACACTTACGGAACGGGCCGAAACCGTCTGTACGCTGGAAGCATGGCCGATGACGGTTACATTTACGCTTCGGTTGACAACCGCGGGACGCCGTCGCCGAAAGGGGCTGCGTGGCGTAAGGCGATCTATAAAAACATTGGTACAATTAACATTAAGGATATCGACGGCGCTGCAACGGCCATGTTCAAGCAATATGCGTTCATTGACACCAGTCGCGTCGCCGTGCATGGATGGAGTGGCGGCGGTTCGTCTACATTGAATTTATTGTTTCAATATCCGCAGCACTTCAAAACCGGCATTGCAGTGGCTGCTGTGGCCAATCAGCTTACTTACGACAACATTTATCAGGAGCGGTATATGGGCGTTCCGCAAGAGAACCGCGAGGATTTTGTAAAAGGCTCGCCGATTACGCATGCTAAAAACCTTCGGGGCAATTTGCTTTACATTCACGGAACAGGCGATGACAACGTGCACTATCAAAATGCTGAAATGCTTGTCAATGAGCTCATTAAAAATGATAAAGTATTCCAATTCATGCCTTATCCCAATCGCTCGCACGGAATTTCAGAGGGTGAAGGAACATCGAAGCATTTAAGAAGCTTATTCACCGATTATCTTAAAAAGAATTGCCCTCCGGGAGCAAAATAA
- a CDS encoding M20/M25/M40 family metallo-hydrolase, producing the protein MRFLAADELLGRRTGEQGNLVAARYIAEQFRKLGVVPVPGNGANNSTYFQSVPFEKMGTNGSGEIIADAEIMKSGEDWILMNGEAMNIKAPIVYASFGLENAAKNQDDYKGLDVKGKIVLVESGTAETQTPREIINTSNEKRKIAMDKGAVAIIELFNAPIPWNIVTKSFGGEKLGLAETEGAATKSIPHAWVNGKEAKYARALRAVKEVEFKTAGRNSQIVGSYNVVGYIPGSDPKLKEEYVLLSAHYDHVGVGKQGGQPFTAEDSIFNGARDNAFGTVALLTAAEALSKNPPKRSVLIVALTGEEVGLLGSKYYAAHPLLPLNKCIFNMNSDGAGYNDTTIVSVMGLERTGARAEIEMACKAFGFGVFADPSPEQGLFDRSDNVNFAKEGIPAPTFTPGFKEFNGDIMKNYHQVSDNPETIDFNYLLKFSQAYTYATRLIADRKVAPQWSVGDKYEAAGKKLYGK; encoded by the coding sequence ATGCGGTTTTTGGCGGCGGATGAGTTGTTGGGCAGGCGGACTGGGGAGCAGGGAAATTTGGTTGCGGCGCGATACATTGCGGAGCAGTTCCGGAAGTTGGGTGTGGTTCCGGTTCCTGGAAATGGTGCTAACAACTCAACTTATTTTCAAAGTGTTCCTTTTGAGAAAATGGGCACTAATGGCAGCGGAGAGATTATTGCGGACGCAGAGATCATGAAAAGCGGGGAAGACTGGATCCTGATGAATGGTGAGGCAATGAACATTAAAGCGCCGATCGTTTACGCTAGTTTTGGTTTAGAGAACGCGGCTAAAAATCAAGATGACTACAAAGGCCTGGACGTTAAAGGCAAAATTGTGCTGGTAGAAAGCGGCACTGCGGAAACACAAACTCCGCGGGAAATCATTAATACATCAAATGAGAAGCGTAAAATCGCAATGGACAAAGGCGCTGTTGCGATCATTGAACTATTCAATGCGCCCATTCCCTGGAATATAGTGACCAAATCTTTTGGTGGCGAGAAATTAGGATTGGCGGAGACTGAGGGGGCTGCAACCAAATCCATTCCCCACGCTTGGGTGAATGGTAAAGAAGCTAAGTATGCCCGTGCATTGCGAGCAGTAAAAGAAGTTGAATTTAAAACGGCAGGAAGAAATTCCCAGATCGTTGGCAGCTATAATGTAGTTGGCTACATTCCGGGAAGTGATCCGAAATTGAAAGAAGAATATGTGCTGTTAAGCGCACATTATGATCATGTTGGCGTGGGTAAGCAAGGTGGGCAACCGTTCACGGCTGAGGACAGCATTTTTAATGGCGCCCGCGACAATGCATTTGGAACAGTTGCGTTGCTGACTGCCGCTGAAGCATTGTCCAAAAACCCACCGAAACGTTCCGTGCTGATTGTTGCTCTGACGGGCGAGGAAGTTGGCTTGCTGGGAAGCAAATATTATGCGGCGCATCCGTTGCTGCCTTTGAATAAATGCATTTTCAACATGAATTCCGATGGCGCTGGGTATAATGATACGACCATTGTTTCGGTAATGGGTTTGGAAAGAACAGGTGCAAGAGCAGAAATTGAAATGGCTTGTAAAGCATTCGGTTTCGGCGTTTTTGCAGATCCTTCTCCTGAACAAGGCTTGTTCGACAGATCAGATAATGTGAATTTTGCCAAAGAAGGAATTCCTGCCCCGACATTCACGCCTGGTTTTAAAGAATTTAATGGTGATATCATGAAAAATTACCACCAGGTTTCCGACAATCCGGAGACGATTGATTTCAACTATCTGCTCAAATTCAGCCAGGCATACACATATGCTACGCGCTTGATCGCCGATCGGAAAGTTGCCCCGCAGTGGAGTGTGGGTGATAAGTATGAAGCGGCTGGGAAGAAGTTGTATGGGAAGTAG
- a CDS encoding type II toxin-antitoxin system VapC family toxin: MQYFDSDVIFNYIVIQDPVKHEQANQLILEAIAQDQFVISTLVIQEVGYGLARFELKSDLIKYELDYLLSLNITSVHKAHLSRALQLSETIGFKHINDCLHAAVAESLNCDVFYTYNKSDFRRIQKVSPLDIIIL, from the coding sequence ATGCAATATTTTGACTCTGATGTGATCTTCAATTATATTGTAATTCAAGATCCTGTAAAACACGAACAGGCAAATCAACTGATCCTTGAAGCCATTGCTCAGGATCAGTTCGTTATTTCCACACTAGTCATTCAGGAGGTCGGTTATGGGCTGGCAAGATTTGAGCTTAAAAGCGATTTAATCAAGTATGAGCTTGACTATCTGCTTTCTCTCAACATTACCAGTGTTCATAAGGCACATCTTTCGAGGGCTTTGCAATTATCTGAGACAATCGGTTTCAAACATATTAATGATTGCCTTCACGCGGCAGTTGCAGAAAGCCTGAATTGTGATGTGTTTTACACCTATAACAAGTCCGATTTTCGCCGCATTCAGAAAGTGAGTCCTTTAGACATAATCATATTGTAA
- the hemB gene encoding porphobilinogen synthase encodes MINLARRPRRNRKSAGIRDLVQETTLQVSDFIYPMFVQEGTNLKIEVKSMPGIHRFSLDNLLEELKEVTDLGIRAIDLFPNYPESKKDRFASESYHENTFYFKAITAVKEKFPELVIMTDVAMDPYSSDGHDGLVENGKILNDATLEILGNMSLAQAKAGADILGPSDMMDGRVGYIRKHLDSHGFSEVSIMSYSAKYASAFYGPFRDALESAPKFGDKKTYQMNPANKREALLEAQLDFEEGADMLMVKPALSYLDIIRLLDENFDIPIAAYNVSGEYAMIKAAAANGWLDGDRAMMEVLTSIRRAGAKCILTYFAKDAAVILNGA; translated from the coding sequence ATGATCAATTTAGCCCGTCGTCCACGACGCAATAGAAAATCTGCCGGAATCAGGGATTTGGTTCAGGAAACAACGCTTCAGGTTTCCGATTTTATTTATCCAATGTTTGTTCAGGAAGGTACAAACCTCAAAATTGAGGTGAAATCGATGCCTGGAATCCATCGTTTTTCGCTGGATAATCTGCTGGAAGAACTGAAAGAAGTGACAGATCTAGGCATCCGCGCCATTGATCTTTTTCCCAATTATCCCGAAAGCAAAAAAGACCGTTTTGCCTCTGAAAGTTATCATGAAAATACATTTTATTTCAAAGCGATAACTGCCGTAAAAGAGAAATTTCCAGAACTGGTGATTATGACGGACGTTGCGATGGACCCATATAGTTCAGACGGTCACGACGGACTTGTTGAAAATGGTAAGATATTGAACGATGCCACCCTGGAAATTCTCGGCAATATGTCACTGGCACAGGCAAAAGCCGGTGCAGACATTCTGGGACCAAGCGATATGATGGACGGGCGCGTTGGATACATCCGTAAACACCTTGATAGTCATGGATTTAGCGAGGTGAGCATTATGTCTTACTCGGCAAAATATGCCAGTGCATTCTACGGTCCTTTCCGCGATGCCTTGGAATCCGCTCCAAAATTTGGGGACAAAAAAACATATCAGATGAATCCGGCCAACAAGCGCGAAGCATTGCTCGAAGCGCAGCTGGACTTCGAAGAAGGCGCTGATATGCTGATGGTTAAACCTGCTTTATCTTATCTCGACATTATTCGACTTTTGGATGAAAATTTCGACATTCCCATCGCAGCCTATAATGTCTCGGGCGAATATGCCATGATCAAAGCAGCCGCAGCAAACGGCTGGCTCGATGGCGACCGCGCCATGATGGAAGTCCTCACCAGCATCCGCCGAGCCGGCGCTAAATGCATCCTGACGTATTTTGCAAAAGATGCCGCGGTGATTTTGAATGGCGCCTAA
- a CDS encoding response regulator transcription factor, with protein MPNLLLVEDDANLGSLLQEYLIDKGFPTDLATDGQKGWQSFVDKTYDLCIFDVMMPKKDGFSLAKEVRMSGRDVPIIFLTAKSMKEDTMQGFLVGADDYVTKPFDREELLLRIEAILRRYKKTPDNQEEAKIYQVGQYSFDYSHQQLSANDKSVRLTSKESELLKLFCQNLNQPISRSFALKTIWGDDSYFNARSMDVYITKLRKYLREDTSIQIMNLHGEGFKLMVG; from the coding sequence ATGCCGAATCTTTTACTCGTCGAGGACGATGCCAACCTGGGATCCTTGCTTCAGGAATATCTGATAGATAAAGGCTTCCCTACCGATTTAGCTACTGATGGGCAAAAGGGCTGGCAATCATTTGTTGACAAAACATACGACCTCTGCATTTTCGACGTCATGATGCCGAAAAAAGACGGATTTTCACTGGCTAAGGAAGTGCGCATGAGCGGCCGCGATGTGCCGATCATCTTTCTGACTGCCAAATCGATGAAAGAGGACACCATGCAGGGCTTTCTGGTCGGTGCGGATGACTATGTTACCAAGCCTTTTGACCGTGAAGAGCTCCTCCTGCGCATTGAAGCCATTCTCCGCCGCTACAAGAAAACGCCTGATAATCAGGAAGAAGCGAAAATATATCAGGTAGGTCAATATTCGTTTGATTACAGCCACCAGCAACTTTCTGCGAATGATAAATCGGTGAGGTTAACGAGCAAAGAATCCGAATTGCTTAAACTTTTCTGCCAAAACCTGAACCAGCCGATCAGTCGGAGTTTCGCATTGAAAACCATTTGGGGCGATGATTCTTATTTCAATGCGCGTAGTATGGATGTTTACATTACCAAATTGCGGAAATATTTGCGTGAAGACACTTCTATCCAGATCATGAATCTGCACGGGGAGGGTTTTAAACTGATGGTTGGATAA
- a CDS encoding alpha/beta hydrolase, whose translation MLKFLFWILGIIAILGIIYAVGPKVPEAKPTPVLPNVTSDLTALEKEVNSTEKATPDLKPDNEARIIWADSSKKEKTTYSIVYIHGFGASWAEGDPIHKDLAKKYGANLYLARMHDAGIADTNALQDLTPENFLEGAKRALAIGKVLGDSVIVIGTSAGGLLTTYLAATHPEIKGVVLYSPCIEVKNGTLKLITRPWGKQILHKAIGEYSKSRDTIPERAQFWLQGYHTNGLITLQQMMDAISRPEVFEKIKMPIFVGYYYKNEEEQDQVVSVKAIEKMFPELGTPDDQKVLKAFPESGDHVIASRLRSKDVNGVFEATDLFFQQKLHLKPVENSVLQP comes from the coding sequence ATGTTAAAATTCCTATTTTGGATCCTTGGAATTATCGCGATTCTGGGCATTATCTACGCGGTCGGACCGAAAGTTCCGGAAGCAAAACCCACGCCGGTTTTGCCTAATGTTACATCCGACTTGACTGCTTTGGAAAAGGAAGTTAACAGCACAGAAAAAGCCACTCCCGATCTCAAACCTGACAACGAAGCGCGCATTATATGGGCTGATTCATCCAAAAAGGAGAAAACAACATATAGCATTGTCTACATTCACGGCTTCGGAGCGAGTTGGGCAGAAGGCGATCCGATCCATAAAGATCTGGCAAAAAAATATGGCGCTAACCTTTACTTGGCGCGTATGCACGATGCCGGTATTGCGGATACGAATGCACTACAAGACCTGACGCCTGAAAATTTTCTGGAAGGCGCTAAGCGTGCATTGGCCATTGGTAAGGTGCTGGGAGACAGCGTAATTGTTATTGGAACTTCTGCGGGCGGCTTGCTAACCACTTATCTGGCAGCAACGCATCCTGAAATCAAAGGCGTTGTGCTTTATTCGCCTTGCATCGAAGTTAAAAACGGAACATTGAAACTTATTACACGTCCATGGGGCAAGCAGATTTTGCACAAAGCCATTGGCGAATACAGCAAGTCGCGGGACACTATTCCCGAGCGCGCGCAATTTTGGTTACAGGGTTATCATACCAACGGCCTGATCACATTGCAGCAAATGATGGACGCGATTTCGCGGCCGGAAGTTTTTGAAAAAATCAAGATGCCCATTTTTGTGGGTTATTATTATAAAAATGAAGAAGAGCAGGATCAGGTTGTTTCTGTAAAAGCGATTGAAAAAATGTTTCCGGAGCTGGGCACGCCAGACGATCAGAAAGTTTTGAAAGCATTTCCTGAAAGCGGTGACCACGTGATTGCTTCCCGGTTGCGTTCCAAAGATGTAAATGGTGTGTTTGAGGCCACAGACTTGTTTTTTCAGCAAAAGCTGCACCTTAAACCAGTAGAAAATAGCGTTTTGCAGCCTTGA
- a CDS encoding enoyl-ACP reductase FabI produces the protein MAYGLLKGKRGIISGALDENSIAWKVALKAKEEGATFTLTNAPIAMRMGAINDLAKQCDAQIIPADATSVEDIENLFTQSVEILGGKIDFVLHSIGMSVNVRKGKSYGDLNYEWFQKGIDISAISLHKFLQVGEKLDAINEWGSVVALSYIAAQRTYSFYSDMAEAKAMLESIARSYGYRYGKAKNVRVNTISQSPTKTKAGSGIEGFDAFYEFAEKMSPLGNATADDCANYAITLFSDLTRFVTMQNLYHDGGYSSTGISEELVTMIQDQHK, from the coding sequence ATGGCTTACGGTTTATTAAAAGGAAAAAGAGGAATTATTTCAGGCGCATTGGACGAAAATTCGATTGCCTGGAAAGTAGCACTGAAAGCGAAAGAGGAAGGAGCCACATTTACATTAACAAACGCACCAATTGCCATGCGTATGGGCGCTATTAATGATCTGGCCAAGCAATGCGACGCACAGATTATTCCCGCCGATGCCACTTCTGTCGAGGATATCGAAAACCTTTTTACACAATCCGTGGAAATCCTGGGCGGAAAAATTGATTTCGTCCTGCATTCAATTGGGATGTCGGTTAATGTTCGTAAGGGCAAATCTTACGGCGACCTGAATTACGAATGGTTTCAAAAAGGCATTGACATTTCGGCCATATCGCTGCACAAGTTTTTACAGGTAGGCGAGAAGCTGGATGCGATCAATGAATGGGGATCCGTTGTCGCATTATCCTACATTGCAGCACAGCGCACGTATTCTTTTTACAGCGATATGGCAGAAGCGAAAGCCATGTTGGAAAGCATTGCGCGCAGCTATGGTTACCGTTACGGAAAAGCTAAAAATGTGCGTGTTAACACCATTTCCCAATCTCCGACCAAAACAAAAGCAGGCTCAGGGATTGAAGGATTTGACGCATTTTACGAATTTGCCGAGAAAATGAGCCCCTTAGGCAACGCAACAGCGGACGATTGCGCCAATTACGCCATCACATTGTTTTCCGATCTGACGCGCTTTGTTACCATGCAAAATCTCTATCACGACGGCGGATATTCTTCAACCGGGATTTCCGAAGAACTGGTTACAATGATCCAGGATCAGCACAAATAG